GCAGAGGAGTACCTCGGCGACCATTTCCCCACGTTCCCCGTTCTGCCAGGCGTCATGATGCTCGAAACGCTGGTCCAGGCTGGTCGTGAACTTGTGGGCTCCCCGCGGGATGCTGCCCCGCTGGTAATGACGGAAGTCCGCAACGTCAAATACGCTAACATGGTCCGCCCCGGCCAGACGCTGCGCGTTGAAGTGACGCTGCGTGGCCGGGACGATGCGGGCTTTGACTTTAATGGAATCGGCACCGTCGGCGACCAAGTAGCTGTGCAGGGACGGTTTCGACTCGCACCGCTGACTCATTCGGTGGCGAAGCACGACCAGACTGTCCGATAAAGGCCTCTCAGCCGCGCGTGAAGCACGGCCAACACGGAGATAAACCATGGCGTTAACACACGATGAAGTGCTGGGCAAGGTGCGGAGTGTCCTCGTTGAAGCTCTCGGCGCGGACGAAGACG
The nucleotide sequence above comes from Phycisphaeraceae bacterium. Encoded proteins:
- a CDS encoding polyketide synthase dehydratase domain-containing protein yields the protein MRFELLDRIIERSSDKLVAIKNVTSAEEYLGDHFPTFPVLPGVMMLETLVQAGRELVGSPRDAAPLVMTEVRNVKYANMVRPGQTLRVEVTLRGRDDAGFDFNGIGTVGDQVAVQGRFRLAPLTHSVAKHDQTVR